From Dasypus novemcinctus isolate mDasNov1 chromosome 11, mDasNov1.1.hap2, whole genome shotgun sequence, one genomic window encodes:
- the LOC131280516 gene encoding ornithine decarboxylase-like → MNNFSNEEFDCHFLDEGFTAKDILDQKINEVSSDDDKDAFYVVDLGDILKKHLRWLKVLPRVTPFFAVKCNDNKATVKTLASIGTGFDCASKTEIQLVQSLGVPPQRIIYANPCKQVSQIKYAANNGVEMMTFDSEVELTKVARAHPKAKAISDARCVFDMGAEVGFSMYLLDIDDGSPRTDDVKLTFGEITSVINPALDKNTGSDDEDESSEQTFMYYVNDRVYGSFNCVLYGHEHVKSLLQKSCKPDEKYYSSSIWGPTCDGLDRIVECCGLPEMHVGDWMLFENMGAYTVANASTFNGFQRPTIYYVMSGPAWQVMQQIEIGGFPPKVEEQDASALSFSCAWESGMKRHPATCAPASINV, encoded by the exons ATGAACAACTTCAGTAATGAGGAGTTTGACTGCCATTTCCTTGATGAAGGTTTTACTGCCAAGGACATTCTGGaccaaaaaattaatgaagtttctTCTGATGATGATAAAGATGCCTTCTATGTTGTGGACCTTGGAGACATTCTAAAGAAACATCTGAGATGGTTAAAAGTTCTTCCTCGTGTCACCCCCTTCTTTGCAGTCAAATGTAATGACAATAAAGCCACAGTGAAGACCCTGGCTTCCATAGGGACAGGATTTGATTGTGCTAGCAAGACTGAAATCCAGTTGGTACAGAGTCTTGGGGTGCCGCCACAGAGGATAATCTATGCAAACCCTTGTAAACAAGTGTCTCAAATTAAGTATGCCGCCAATAATGGAGTTGAGATGATGACTTTTGACAGCGAGGTTGAGTTGACGAAAGTGGCCAGGGCACATCCAAAGGCAAAA GCCATCTCTGATGCCCGCTGTGTCTTTGACATGGGAGCTGAGGTTGGTTTCAGCATGTATCTGCTTGATATTGATGATGGCTCTCCCAGAACTGATGATGTGAAGCTTACATTTGGAGAGATAACCAGTGTCATTAATCCAGCATTAGACAA gAACACAGGCTCTGATGATGAAGATGAATCGAGTGAACAAACCTTTATGTATTATGTGAATGACAGAGTATATGGATCATTTAATTGTGTCCTTTATGGTCATGAGCATGTAAAGTCTCTTCTGCAGAAGAGCTGCAAACCAGATGAGAAATATTACTCATCTAGCATATGGGGACCCACGTGTGATGGCCTTGATCGGATCGTTGAGTGCTGTGGCCTGCCGGAAATGCACGTGGGTGACTGGATGCTGTTTGAGAACATGGGTGCTTACACTGTGGCTAATGCTTCCACTTTCAATGGGTTCCAGAGGCCAACCATCTACTATGTGATGTCagggcctgcatggcaagtcatGCAACAAATCGAGATCGGGGGGTTTCCACCCAAAGTAGAGGAGCAAGACGCCAGTGCTCTGTCTTTTTCCTGTGCTTGGGAAAGTGGGATGAAGCGCCACCCGGCCACTTGTGCTCCAGCTAGTATTAATGTGTAA